From one Musa acuminata AAA Group cultivar baxijiao chromosome BXJ2-6, Cavendish_Baxijiao_AAA, whole genome shotgun sequence genomic stretch:
- the LOC135614891 gene encoding probable protein phosphatase 2C 49 translates to MAEICCDVAGKAEPPVAPCEPSTRAVRRRRMVIRRFKFVAGVEAVDPAEEARRKRQRLGCSASLPALVPLDLENSVASELEHRRAWELEDADFRTSRYGVMSVCGRRKEMEDAVSVLPDFSRRTCGSVGGSHHFFGVYDGHGCSHVAALCSGRMHEFVADEMSRLGSVPPTPGAWTGLMERSFLRMDSAAAEALQQGGRPTLCCRCELHAPRCDNVGSTAVVAVVGPTRIVVANCGDSRAVLCRGGAPLPLSSDHKPDRPDELSRIEAAGGRVIYWEGARVLGVLAMSRAIGDGYLKPYVISEPEVTVTERRDDDEFLILGSDGLWDVVTNEMACDVVRTCLRAKAPLKEPIGQEVVGRDGRCSDRACSDAAALLTKLALARQSADNVSVVVVDLR, encoded by the exons ATGGCGGAGATCTGTTGCGACGTCGCGGGCAAGGCGGAGCCGCCGGTTGCCCCCTGCGAGCCTAGTACCCGCGCGGTCAGGCGCCGCCGGATGGTGATCCGGCGGTTCAAGTTCGTTGCTGGCGTGGAGGCGGTGGATCCGGCGGAAGAGGCGCGCCGGAAGAGGCAGCGGTTGGGTTGCTCAGCCTCGTTGCCCGCCTTGGTGCCCCTGGATTTGGAGAACTCGGTAGCCTCGGAATTGGAGCACCGGAGAGCTTGGGAGCTGGAGGACGCGGACTTCCGCACCTCGAGGTACGGGGTGATGTCGGTTTGCGGCCGGAGGAAGGAGATGGAGGACGCTGTGTCCGTCCTTCCCGATTTCTCCCGGCGAACATGTGGGTCCGTCGGTGGGAGCCACCATTTCTTCGGCGTCTACGACGGCCATGGTTGCTCCCAT GTGGCGGCGTTATGCAGTGGTCGGATGCACGAGTTCGTGGCGGATGAGATGTCGAGGCTCGGATCTGTTCCACCGACTCCGGGGGCTTGGACGGGGCTGATGGAGCGAAGCTTCTTGCGGATGGactcggcggcggcggaggcgctgCAACAAGGAGGCCGGCCAACCCTCTGTTGCCGCTGCGAGCTCCACGCACCGAGGTGCGACAACGTGGGCTCCACCGCCGTCGTCGCCGTCGTGGGGCCCACCCGCATCGTCGTGGCCAACTGCGGCGACTCACGCGCCGTCCTCTGCCGCGGTGGCGCCCCCTTGCCCCTTTCCTCTGACCACAAG CCCGACAGGCCGGACGAGCTGAGCCGGATCGAGGCGGCGGGTGGTCGAGTCATCTACTGGGAGGGGGCGCGAGTTCTAGGTGTGCTCGCCATGTCCCGGGCTATCG GGGATGGCTATCTAAAGCCCTACGTGATATCAGAGCCGGAGGTGACCGTGACGGAAAGGCGCGATGACGACGAGTTCCTCATCCTTGGCAGCGACGGGCTGTGGGACGTGGTCACCAACGAGATGGCGTGCGACGTCGTCCGTACGTGCCTGCGTGCCAAGGCGCCCTTGAAGGAGCCCATCGGCCAGGAGGTGGTCGGCAGAGATGGCCGTTGCAGCGATAGGGCGTGCTCCGACGCAGCGGCCCTGCTGACGAAGCTGGCGCTTGCGAGGCAGAGCGCGGATAATGTCAGCGTGGTCGTCGTTGACCTCAGATAG
- the LOC135583791 gene encoding protein TOC75-3, chloroplastic-like, producing the protein MAFAAPTQLLGPQIHSSAAAPRRRKYMPNDRTIVPTTIIVRACKKSLAAGPWTRKHIPYGRTIGPTTIIIRVCKKSIAPFSASVVSVAAAAAGGFILISSFPPSPPPIDGGGGGGGWFRGGGGDGGGGFWSNLFSPFVALAKEEGGGGQEWDPHGLPANIVVQLNKLSGLKRYKISEILFFDRRRSTTVAGTNDSFFEMVSLRNGGVYTKAQLQKEVENLASSGMFEKVDLEGKTKPDGTMAITVSFTESTWQSADAFRCINVGLLPQTKQMEMDADMTEREKLEYFRIQEREYKRRIDRSRPCLLPVTVQREVLQMLRERGKVSARLLQRIRDRVQKWYHDEGYACAQVVNFGNLNTREVVCEVVEGDITQLNIQFLDKLGNLCEGNTQLAVIRRELPRQLRSGHVFNIEAGKQALRNINSLSLFSNIEVNPRPDEKKEGGIIVEIKLREMDQKSAEVSIEWSLVPGRHGQPTLASIQPGGTISFEHRNIKGLNRSIVGSVTSSNLLNPQDDLSFKLDYVHPYLDGVTNPRNRTFRVSCFNSRKLSPVFTSGPGADEVPPVWIDRAGFKANVTENYTRQSKFTYGLVMEEITPRDETSSICTHGARALPSGGLSMDGPPTTLSGIGVDRMAFAQANVTRDNTKFLNGAIVGERDVFQVDQGLGIGSNFPFFNRHQLTLTRFIPLKQVEEGVDKSAPPVLVLHGHYGGCVGDLASYDAFTLGGPYSVRGYNMGELGACRNILELAAELRIPIKKTHVYLFAEHGNDLGSSKDVKGNPTEFFRRAGHGSSYGAGLKLGMVRAEYAVDHNTDTGAVFLRFGERF; encoded by the exons ATGGCCTTCGCCGCCCCAACGCAACTCCTCGGTCCCCAGATCCACTCCTCTGCCGCTGCTCCGCGGAGGCGCAAATATATGCCTAATGACAGAACCATCGTCCCTACAACTATCATCGTTCGGGCCTGCAAGAAATCCCTTGCCGCTGGTCCATGGACGCGCAAACATATTCCCTACGGCAGAACCATCGGCCCTACAACTATCATCATTCGGGTCTGCAAGAAATCTATCGCACCCTTCTCCGCCTCCGTTGTCTCCGTTGCCGCCGCGGCTGCTGGTGGGTTCATCTTGATCTCGTCGTTCCCTCCGTCTCCTCCCCCTATCGACGGCGGCGGGGGCGGCGGGGGTTGGttccgcggcggcggcggtgatGGGGGTGGTGGTTTCTGGTCCAACCTGTTCTCCCCGTTTGTGGCCCTTGCGAAGGAGGAAGGTGGCGGGGGCCAGGAGTGGGATCCTCATGGCCTGCCGGCCAACATCGTTGTCCAGCTCAACAAACTGAGCGGACTCAAGCGGTACAAGATCTCCGAGATCCTCTTCTTCGACCGCCGTCGCTCGACCACCGTCGCCGGCACCAATGACTCATTCTTCGAGATGGTCTCCCTGCGCAACGGTGGCGTCTACACCAAGGCCCAGCTCCAGAAGGAGGTCGAAAACCTAGCCTCTTCCGGCATGTTCGAGAAGGTCGATCTCGAGGGCAAGACCAAGCCCGACGGCACCATGGCCATCACGGTGTCGTTCACCGAGAGCACGTGGCAGTCCGCCGACGCATTCCGCTGCATCAACGTCGGCCTGCTGCCGCAGACGAAGCAGATGGAGATGGACGCCGACATGACGGAGAGGGAGAAGTTGGAGTACTTTCGGATCCAGGAGAGGGAATACAAGAGGAGGATCGATCGGTCGAGGCCATGTTTGCTGCCCGTGACGGTGCAGCGCGAGGTGCTGCAGATGCTCCGCGAGCGGGGAAAGGTTAGCGCAAGGCTGCTGCAGAGGATTCGGGACAGGGTGCAGAAATGGTACCACGACGAGGGATATGCTTGCGCTCAGGTCGTCAATTTTGGGAACCTGAACACTAGAGAGGTGGTGTGTGAGGTCGTGGAGGGCGATATCACTCAGCTCAACATCCAATTCCTTGATAAACTTGGAAACTTATGTGAAGGAAACACTCAGCTGGCAGTCATTCGTCGGGAACTGCCGAGACAG CTTCGATCAGGGCATGTCTTTAACATAGAAGCGGGAAAGCAAGCTTTGAGGAATATAAATTCACTTTCCTTGTTCTCTAACATAGAAGTAAACCCACGACCAGAtgaaaagaaagaaggaggaattATAGTTGAAATTAAACTCAGAGAAATGGATCAAAAGTCAGCTGAAGTTAGCATAGAATGGAGTCTTGTACCTGGACGTCATGGACAACCAACTCTG GCATCGATCCAACCTGGTGGAACTATTTCATTTGAACATCGCAACATCAAAGGATTGAACAGATCAATTGTTGGTTCAGTTACATCAAGCAATCTGCTCAATCCTCAG GATGATCTGTCCTTTAAGCTTGACTATGTGCACCCTTATTTGGATGGTGTGACCAACCCTCGCAATCGTACCTTCCGTGTCAGCTGCTTTAACAGTCGAAAGTTGAGTCCTGTTTTCACCAGTGGCCCAGGTGCAGATGAAGTTCCACCTGTGTGGATTGATAGGGCTGGTTTTAAAGCCAATGTAACAGAG AACTACACCCGACAAAGCAAATTCACTTATGGGCTTGTGATGGAGGAAATCACACCTCGCGATGAAACTAGCAGTATATGTACCCATGGTGCTCGGGCACTGCCTAGTGGTGGTTTAAGCATGGATGGACCTCCAACAACCCTCAGTGGTATTGGTGTTGACCGGATGGCATTTGCGCAGGCAAATGTTACACGTGACAACACAAAGTTTCTAAATGGTGCAATTGTTGGTGAGAGAGATGTCTTTCAG GTGGACCAAGGTCTTGGAATCGGCAGCAACTTCCCCTTCTTTAACCGTCACCAGCTCACATTAACCCGCTTCATTCCATTGAAACAAGTCGAAGAAGGCGTCGATAAATCAGCACCACCGGTCTTGGTTCTACACGGACACTATGGCGGTTGTGTCGGAGACCTTGCAAGCTATGATGCTTTCACTCTTGGAGGGCCCTACTCTGTGAGAGGCTACAACATGGGAGAGTTGGGTGCATGCAGGAACATTCTTGAG CTTGCTGCTGAGCTGCGGATTCCGATAAAGAAAACCCATGTATATTTGTTTGCGGAGCATGGAAACGACCTCGGCAGTTCGAAGGATGTGAAGGGAAACCCAACGGAGTTCTTCCGCCGAGCTGGACACGGCTCTTCGTACGGTGCAGGTCTCAAGCTTGGGATGGTGAGAGCAGAGTATGCGGTGGATCACAACACTGACACCGGTGCAGTATTTTTAAGGTTTGGCGAGAGATTTTGA
- the LOC135583795 gene encoding thaumatin-like protein: MATHKAHLFVFCLCSLTSLSFAGQIQLILVNNCNHSVWPGTLGNAGHLTPKDGGFHLARFEEAVIDVPEGWSGRIWGRTGCCFDEHGGGYCDTGDCGRRLHCMGKSGAPPASVVEMTLGTAASSLHFYDVSLVEGFNLPVTMAPVGGGIGCGVAGCEADVTACCPAEFEVRRGRRVVGCKSACLALKADEYCCTGRYGSPTSCKPTRFSHLFKSICPRAYSYAFDDPTSLKKCRASRYLITFCPPQH; encoded by the exons ATGGCGACACACAAAGCACATCTCTTCGTTTTCTGCCTCTGCTCGCTTACCTCTTTATCAT tcGCAGGTCAGATTCAACTCATCCTCGTCAACAACTGCAACCACAGCGTGTGGCCGGGCACGCTCGGCAACGCCGGCCACCTTACCCCCAAGGACGGCGGCTTCCACCTCGCCCGCTTCGAGGAAGCCGTCATCGACGTGCCCGAGGGATGGTCGGGGAGGATATGGGGCAGGACGGGCTGCTGCTTCGACGAGCACGGCGGCGGCTATTGTGACACCGGGGACTGCGGCCGCCGGCTGCACTGCATGGGCAAGTCGGGGGCGCCACCGGcgtcggtggtggagatgactttGGGCACCGCCGCGTCGTCGCTTCACTTCTACGACGTGAGCCTGGTGGAGGGATTCAACCTCCCGGTCACCATGGCGCCGGTGGGCGGGGGGATCGGGTGCGGCGTCGCGGGGTGCGAAGCGGACGTGACCGCCTGCTGCCCCGCGGAGTTTGAGGTGCGGAGGGGACGACGGGTGGTGGGGTGCAAGAGCGCGTGCTTGGCGCTGAAGGCCGACGAGTACTGCTGCACCGGGAGATATGGGTCGCCGACGAGTTGCAAGCCGACGCGCTTCTCCCACCTCTTCAAGTCCATATGCCCTCGTGCTTACAGCTACGCCTTCGACGACCCGACGAGCTTGAAGAAGTGCAGGGCGTCGCGCTACCTCATCACCTTCTGCCCTCCTCAGCATTAA
- the LOC135614892 gene encoding aspartic proteinase PCS1-like has product MTSSASSSQSFLLFLFLCLLQPFTSDSHRVATTTNPTASKVPSLSLVLPLTVQKVPSLSLPTPPNKLLFHHNVSLTVPLAVGTPPQNVTMVLDTGSELSWLLCNSSSAAALSFDPQCSSSYYPVPCSSPACSDRGRDLPMPPFCDASSTAGFCHFYLSYTDASTAEGVLATDSFLLGSSSPVPTVFGCVASTYSSAGGDTDAAGLLGMNRGSLSFVNQSGIRRFSYCIPDDDASGVLVLGDAEPPFPLSLNYTPLIQISLPLPYFDRVAYTVQLEGIRVGDTLLPIPKSVLVPDHTGAGQTMVDSGTQFTFLLGPAYDALKSEFSRQTSGALVPLDEPDFVFQGAFDLCFRLPAERDAPPPGLPTVVLLLRGGAEVAVAGERLLYRAAGDAPGSDAVWCFTFGNSDLVPLSAYVIGHHHQQNVWVAYDLENARVGFAPARCDQASRLLGVAST; this is encoded by the coding sequence ATGACCTCCTCTGCGTCTAGTTCTCAATCCTTTCTTCTGTTTCTGTTCCTTTGTCTTCTGCAACCCTTCACCTCCGATTCCCACAGAGTAGCAACGACGACAAATCCCACTGCTTCGAAGGTGCCATCTTTGTCCCTTGTGCTACCACTTACAGTTCAAAAGGTGCCATCTTTGTCGCTCCCCACGCCACCCAACAAGCTCCTCTTCCACCACAATGTCAGCCTCACCGTGCCCCTCGCCGTCGGCACGCCGCCGCAGAACGTGACCATGGTGCTCGACACCGGCAGCGAGCTGTCCTGGCTCCTCTGcaactcctcctccgccgccgcgttGTCCTTCGACCCCCAGTGCTCGTCTTCCTACTATCCCGTTCCCTGCTCCTCACCGGCTTGCAGCGACCGCGGCCGCGACCTCCCCATGCCGCCCTTCTGCGACGCCTCCTCCACTGCCGGTTTCTGCCACTTTTACCTCTCTTACACTGACGCTTCCACAGCCGAGGGCGTCCTCGCTACCGACTCCTTCCTCTTGGGCAGCTCTTCCCCCGTGCCCACCGTCTTTGGATGCGTGGCTTCCACCTACTCCTCCGCCGGTGGAGACACTGATGCCGCAGGGCTGCTTGGCATGAACAGGGGATCCCTTTCCTTCGTGAACCAGAGCGGCATCCGCCGATTCTCCTACTGCATCCCGGACGACGACGCCTCCGGTGTGCTCGTCCTCGGCGACGCCGAGCCCCCTTTCCCACTCTCGCTCAACTACACCCCTCTGATCCAGATCTCCCTTCCCCTGCCCTACTTCGACCGGGTCGCCTACACCGTCCAGCTCGAGGGCATCCGCGTCGGCGACACCCTCCTACCGATCCCCAAGTCGGTTCTCGTCCCCGACCACACCGGCGCCGGACAGACCATGGTCGACTCCGGCACCCAGTTCACCTTCCTCCTCGGCCCCGCCTACGACGCGCTGAAGTCGGAGTTCTCTCGGCAGACGAGCGGCGCGCTCGTCCCCCTGGACGAGCCGGACTTCGTCTTCCAGGGGGCGTTCGACCTCTGCTTCCGGCTCCCGGCGGAGAGGGACGCGCCGCCGCCGGGACTTCCTACGGTGGTACTCCTGCTCCGCGGCGGAGCGGAAGTGGCAGTGGCTGGGGAGCGCCTGCTGTACCGTGCGGCGGGCGACGCACCCGGCTCCGACGCTGTGTGGTGCTTCACGTTCGGCAACTCGGACTTGGTGCCGCTGTCAGCGTACGTGATCGGACACCACCATCAGCAGAACGTGTGGGTGGCGTACGACCTGGAGAACGCCCGTGTCGGGTTCGCGCCGGCGCGCTGCGACCAGGCGAGTCGCCTACTGGGCGTTGCGAGCACATGA